Genomic window (Indicator indicator isolate 239-I01 chromosome 13, UM_Iind_1.1, whole genome shotgun sequence):
CCCAGGTGTGCCCTTGCCGGGCAgctccacagcaccacagaaactCTGCATGAGTTTCCTAAAGAACACAGAGGCAAACTTTTAACTGGTCAGCCAGCATCCATTACCAACATCCcaattttttaaagtttgttttTCACCAAAATAGCACAATGTTCAGTTTCTAAGTGCTGAGCACTCCCTTGCTCTCTGAACGCACAGGACCTGTATGCCTGGTGGTACCCAATTTCTCAGGGGGGAGAAGGTTAGCTGACCCTGTAACCTTTCTAATGGGAATGTATTGCATCCTCTTTTGAGCCCTGGGCACTCtcaggaaggagaggacacagcagaGCAAACACACTGCAACTCTAAGGCTGAGCAGTGACTCCTGCCCTCTTTTGAGCACAGATCCTTCTTCCTCCaaagaaaagtaattaattAAATTTGAAAGTCCTATTAAAAAGTATTGTTTGGTGAGAATTTTCATACTGCAGTTTTTCCTGGCTTCAGTCACACTCTGaataaaatcaaaccaaacaatcatggaactaaaaaaaattaaatgaaaattaattagcCTTGATTTGCAAAGTCAAAGCCTCCAGAATTCAATGGCAGCCTTTGGTTCAAGGATTATTCAGGCAATGGACATTATACAAATATAGACATAGCATAACTTAGAGACCAAGCACAAAGCCAGAGCTTTGGGTAGCTTTCCAGAAAACTCCTCTCAGTTTAGGGCAGCTATTGTTGTGATAGACTTACTTTGTTTTTAACAAATATGCTGGATATAAATACACACATTCCTGCCGTTCTTTAACATGTTTGCTGTCTCTAGAAAAGCAAAGTAAAGCTGAGGAAAGCAATTACAAAAACTCACGTTTCCCCAAAATCATTACATTAAAGTCACTTTAACATTTGGGGAAAGTCATTCACTTCAGATAAGGTGGTCCCTGTAGGATAAAGACTTCCAAATCTTTCTTCCACTTGTTTGTTTTAGAGTCACAAGTTCCTCCACCAGCAACAGTGCCAggtcccaccagcagcagaagggatgacagtgccagcagcagcagctgtatgCCAGTCCAACAGTGATTTATCACAATTCAGGAACTCCTGCTTCGAATTATTCAAGCACTACTGCAGAAATCTGCGTTGCCACAGAGAACCTCCCTCACTGGCACACTGCTGCAACCAACATGCCAAACTGCCATGCCACAAGCCACGGGGCAGGAATACCACAGTTAgtggtatttcacagaatcataggatggtctgggttggaagggacctccaaaggtcatccagtccaacccctctgcactgagcagggacatccccaactaaatcattgcccagagccctgctgagcctcactatgactgtctccaggaatgaggccccaaccacctccctgagcaacctgttccagtttgtttGACCTCCCAAATACAAAGAGCTTCAACCCTTGGGTAagctaaaatatttcttcagagtTTATAGAATATAGAGGATATTCTGCAGAGAGCTAAGAAATTTTAGTAGAAAAACAAAGGTGTCAGAAAAAGTCACTGGATGTTAAGGGCTCAGCGTATGCCATAGAGCTACTCATATTGCGCTATACCCTCTCTTATTACCTGTTCTTTTAAGGCACCCAACATCTTAGCATTGCATATACACACATCTTCATGATGTCTAAAAGGAGGATTAGCAAGCTTAACATTCAAAAACATCAAGGCTGAGACAACATCCACTCTAAAGAGACTGCTCAGTAAGGCTGTGGGACAAGGAATTCCTGCAGCAATGCCGGTGACTCTCTTCCTCCCAGCCGTCTCCTGTCATCATCCCACAAAAATGAGCCACCTGACACTGTTCTGCAAATCATAATATCAGCTGATTTAACAGAGAAAAATGCCACACAGAGGGGCCTTTCCAAACACTTTCACAGTGATCAAAGAGAGCCTACCAGTTCCACCCAGGTAGCTACACGTAGTAAATGCTTTCATGCTCTAACACCTCAAACAACCTAAACTCCAATGAAAACAGAAGTAGGAAACTGGGAGGGTAAAGCAAAAGACATTTAGAAAAGATTCTGTAAAAGACAGCCTTCAGTGCCTGCTAAttatttttgggttttctttacAAGAGGGTACTTATAAAGTATCCCCAAAGAATTCTAACATTAATAATCTTGCTGGCTAATTAGTTACTGAGGACACTAGGTCTAAACTCTGCTCCTAATTTCCACATGCTTTGAACCTGCTGAGACTCATATTTGTCTGTCTGCAAATGCCCTTGTTCTAAAACAAAAAGTGCTGAAGATCTTTTTGTTAATTCGTGAATGAAGTCAATCAGAAAAATTGATAAGCTGACAGCAAAACCACTTCCTCTATAGTGTTACTCCTTTTGTTCTGGAATAGTAGCATGGAGTCTCAAAGTATTTGAATCCATtgaatatatattccaacttcTGGAGGTGAGACTTTTCATTCAAGTCCATTGCCTTAAGTGAGTAGTAAGGTGGTATTTCATCACTGCTTTCAAGGAAGCAGCATGAGGCTTCCAGCCTGTACCCACACAAGGGTTTGCTCCAAGCACGATCCACTTCTTCCATTAgctggaacaggctttgaatTGGGGCATAGCTACACTTGCCCAGATAaaacagagggggaaaaaatgcatttCCACTCACATCAGCATGacaaggtattaaaaaaaatcagcattttgcTTCTTCATGCTAGCATGAAGAAGTTGTGAAACTTTGTATTGGGTGAATCCACTCCAGATTTCCCCCATGGaaagagctgtgctgcactgtCTAACCCAGCCAGAAAGTCCCTGTGAAACAGTTGTGAGGAGTTCAGACTTCAGACCAAGCCTTGGAAAAGCTCAGGAAGCAAAAACATGGAAtgggcagcagcctgctttcTGAGTgaacacaaacacaggctgcaaAGCACGTGTCCTTGGGTGAAGCATGAGCCAGGAACCAGCTCATACCTGGGTGGCTCTGGAGCATTGCCAGAAGTCACACTCCTGGGGTGAGTAACATAGCTAAGCAATGAACATCCACACTTGCAGCCACACTCTGGCTGCTTGCTCCACGTGGCTTCTCTCACACCTAAAGCCAACTCATCAGCTCTTACTGTGTGAGCTACTCACACAGAGCAGGTAGTTGAACAGAGGAGCTAGTAGCAGAGCAGTCAGGAGGTGGTGCTTGCTCTTTAGGGCGCTGCATAGTGACATTCTGCAGAGACCTTTCCACTGTCTGAGTTTACAACAGAGAGCACAAGCTGACCATAACTACACATTTCTAGCTTAAAACTAATCAGCTGTGAtgtcatcattaaaaaaaaaaaaaaggcagttttgcCTGGCAAGGTCTCTGACAAGAGTTACCACAGCTTAACTCCTGCCCACTGCACCTCATGATGAATGACCTGTCTGCAATACTGCCCTGCTAGCCCAGCACGGGTCCTGGCCTGCTGAGGCCGGAGTTCAGAGAAGCACTGCCTTCCAGAAGACAGATTATTCTTCATGCCATGAAAATGAACATCTTTCTCACTATTGAGCCAAGAGATCCATGAAGCAACTTCCAAGGCTCAAACAAATCTTTTAACCCAGGATGGATATGATGGTGACAATAATGACAACACCCAGGCAATAGGAAAGAGCACTGATAACCAAGCACCATTATCatcctttctgttttcctgtacACAGTCATTATCAGCTAAGACTGGGACTTAcctggcttttatttttgttttccacctGTAGGAAGAATTTCCACATATATTCAATGTATTTCAATATCTATTCAACATATTTCAGTATATTTCAATATGTTCAGCAAGTGGATAAAACGAACAAAGGATAAAAGATTTGCTGCCAGGTTCTGAGCACCACCACAAGCTGGGCTGCTGAAGCCAACATCAGGTACTTGTTGTACAACAATGATGGAAACTACAAAAATACTTATTTATTTGAAATAGTATCCTGTTAAACACCTCTAAGTGTAAAAGCAGATCATTGGACTTTATTTCATTCCTTCCCTATACCGTGAACTCTACTGCTAATACTGCTGATAATGATAGAATGATCATTAATGTTCCCTGTAATTAGGAGTAACCCAGGCTGAAGCATGTAAAGAGTCACCTGCCACAGATCAGAGAGGATGCCTCCACTTTTGTTTCCTGTGGTGGAAAGTAGTGCTGCCGCCCACTCAGCCTCAGCTCAACACAGGGAAGGAGCAAACCAGAAGCCATCACAACACACATTAGATAGCACAGTAAAATACTGTCAACACTTCCAGAGCAAGCCATCCCCAAACGATTCCAGTATGCGAGGAAAATGAAGCTTCCTGcacaaggaaagggaaataaCTCAACATAAGACAGAAGTTAGCTCTTTTAATACAAAATTCCATTCTCATAGAAcaaatttttttccagtgaacaAACAGATCTCCTCACCCTTCATGCGGGAGAGTGCTGCTTGGTGTCACATTGAAATCccttttgcctttctctctccaattaaaatgtaaatattatttGCAACTGACTTTGCTATATTTGGATACAAGTATGAACACCTGGGGGGCAAGTGACATTGCCAAAGGTGTACAACACCGCTGTCACTAGGGGCTGGACTTTACGCTGACTTGCACAGCTCCGCTCATTACTTGCTTGTAGTCTTATCAACTAAGAAGGAGCTGGCCTTCGCACTTCAATGGTTATTACTTTTAACACGTgcattgggggaaaaaagagaaacaacaaccaaacaacaacaaatgaaGAAACCCCAAGGGAtcagagctgaaggcagcagacaAAACAACATCAGCTCAGCAGAGGAATCTGGGAGCTCTGAATGTGCAATATTTGTACCGATAACATGGAGCTGCTTTACGAAACCTTTCCATCCCAGAACACACACCAAGGCTGAGGGAAATGACTTCTGCCACACCCAGCTGCCTCGCcaagacagaaagacaaaacaagCCTGTAACCAGCCTATTCCCTGAAGCTATAAATAGCAACACTTGGGGTGAAAACAACTATTTGTGGGTTTCTCTACATTCAGATGCTTTGTGCTGGGTGGAACCGAGCTGCTACCCAGAAGGAAGGACAGATGGCTATGAGGTGACACTAAGCTGTGTGCtacagcagcctctgccctgctccagaaaGGCTCCTAACAAGCACTACCACGAATGCCTTGGGAAAACACCTTCTTAACACAGTGGGGAAAACACCACGACACAATCAAAATACGCCTGGATCAATCACCGTCACTTCTGTTCCTTTAAGACAAATTATATTTATAGGTATTTCTGTATAAAACTCTGTATTTGAAGGTCTTTAGGGCAGTGCCTCAGCAACACAAGCTTCCAGCTACAGGCTCCCCCCGCCTGCCCTGGTATAAGGAGCCCGGGGGGTTACATTCAGAGGGGCGGGTGGGGGCCGGGGGCAGCACCGGGGCCAGGATCGGGCCCGTCTAGGCCGCCCTATGCTGCTGCCGAGCCAGGGCCGCCAGGGCTGGAGTTATGGCGCCACCTGGCGGCCTCGCCGAGACGCTTGCAGTCATCAACGGGGCTCCCGAAGCCAAGATACCAACGGGACAACGATACAAACCAGGCCAAGATACCAACCGGAACCTCCCCGAGACGGGAAATCAGATCATCTTTGGTCTCACTCCGGTTTCAGCATCATCCCAGCTGCGGGAGGAAGACTGAGTGGCTAAAATTGTTGGGATGCTTTTATAGATCACTTCAAAAATTGAAGGCTTTACAAAACTCCCTTCAATTTCCCATTCCCATCTGGCTCTGACTACTCACTTCACattgaacatgaggaacattCCCAGCAATGCCTCCCTCTGCTaccagcaggcagaagagcctGCATGGAATTCTACTCAATGTCACAATCCTCATTTTCCCGCCTGTTTTTACGCAAATGGGAGCCACCGTAATTCCAGCACAAAGTGGGAACAACGGATGGTGAACCAGATTTGTGCAAGTCCAGGTGGTATCTTGGCAAAAGAAGCTGTACAGAGTTGTCTTCTTCTCTGTTAACATCACAGTGCATTGAACCGTTATTAACAAAATAGCTTTCAAGGTTCAGGTGGGGGAATGGAAATCTCAGTAGGGGGAAGCTGACATTTCGGGTTCAAGCCTCGTattcctatatatatatatatatatgggggatatatatatatatatctatatatatatgctttttgttttcaaactgtTTTATTAGGAAAGCTATACCAGACGCATCACTGTACAATGATTAAACATTACCTTTACAATTTATATTCACTTGAAATTACAGAATAAATATATGCACATTGTTGTACctttgtgtgtatatgtgtgtgtgtgtggggtgtatGAGTGAAAACATCAAAAGTGTTTCCTAAAAGCTGTTAGTGAGAGGTGCCCAGCGGCTTTGCTTttctaattcttttttcttttatcttttttttttctgtatatttgCATGTGGCTCTCATTAGGAAAGTGCGGCTGTCCTTCAACAGAACCATGGCGTCATGATGAAGTGTCAATGAACATCCCCCTAAGTGCGTGTGTGCCACGTGGTGACATCCTTTGGGCTGCTCCGCTCCGGGTGGTTTCTCTCCGCCCACGGGATTCCCCCTTTCCGCGGCCAGCTGGACCCCGGTTGGAGCTACGAGGGGAGGTGGAtggtggagggggggggttgggctggtgGCGGTAAGGGTGAGGGTGAggatgagtgtgtgtgtgaaggagggagaaaagtgAGACATTCGAGCAagaccctcccctcccttccctcttgcaGTTTCCAGGCATGCAGCAAACTGCGCTCGTTTGCttctttgcattttttctttgttttttttttttctttttcttaaataaatgtACAGAATCTGTGCCATGATGGGCAAAAAGAATGCAAGCCACAAAATGCcgtcttccctctccctcccctccaagGGAAAATATAAAGGAAGTttactgcaacagaaaagggagggggaagggagggaaggggaaaaaaagaaaatcgggaaaaaaaagggggggggggaaggaaaagagagacacATAGAATTTACTTAATCAGGATCAGTACAAAGATCCCccgataataataataattattataataatataCCTTAGGCATGGCACAGTCAAAGTTTCAGTTTCagtataaaaaaataatgattgaTTAACATCTGCTGGCAAAAGTCTGCGAAGGCACTTCATCGATTAACGAGGGCCCTGCCCCGCAGCGCGCACATCTGGCGGGGGGAGAACACACAGCTGGATCCTCTACTCGCATGCGGCGGTGccggggcgggcggcggggcggcGGTCAGAACCGGTATGTGGTCTTCTCTAGAACTTCGAGGTAATCCGGCTTGGTTTGGAGTTTGGCCCTTAACTCGAGGTATTCGCTTGCGGGGGTTTGGTGGTCTGAGAAGCCCTTGCCGGCCGCGAAGAGAAGGGTTTCTTTCAGCCTGGCGTCCTGCTGCAGGTCCGGGTATTGCATGCCAGGGGGGTGAACGTGCAGTTCTTTCAGCTTGGGCACGGTGCCGTACAGGCAGTCTACGAAGCCCACGGCGCAGGGCGGCGGGCGGTCGCGGTCCCGCGGGCCGCCTCCCACCGCCGCCCCCGCACTCCCGAGCCCTCCGCCGCCCGCCGCCAGCCCGCCGCCTGCGGGGTGCTGGGGATGGACGGCGACGATGGTGTTGAGCTGCGAGCTAGACACGGCCAAGCTCcactcctgctccttctccaaTAAAGTGCGGTAGTTGCTGCCCGATTCCTGCGCGGCGGCAGCAGCGTGGGTGAAGCGCTCGCCGCCGCCCCGCAGCAGCTCCGCCGCCTCTCCTCCGCCGCccgctgcagcctcctcctcctcctcccgcgGCTTGTAGATGGGATTGTTGCACATCTGGGTCACCGGGTGCGGGATGTAGTCGTAGACGTGTCCCGCCGGGGCCGCCTTCTCCGGGGAGCGCTCCCCACCAccggcgccgccgccgccgccgccaccgccgccgccgcctcctccctCCTCGAAGAGCCGCGGGCAGCGCAGCGGCACACCGCCCAAATCGGCTCCCTCCGCCCGCGGGCCGCGGAACGGCAGCTTCCTCCGGCGACGGCGCAGGACGAAAGCAAAAAGCCCGGCAGCGACCAGCACGGCGGAGAAGAAGAGAACGAGGAGGCTGAGGATGAGGACGGAGAGCGGCACGGCGGCCGTGGCCGGTGGCAGCTCATAGGCGGCGGCGCCGGTAGCGGCGGGAGGCGGAGGGGCGGCGGGGGGCGAGGCGGCTgcagcagcggcggcagcgGGGCGCAGGGCGGCGGGGCAAAGGGCCGCCAGCTCCAGGGAGCGCAGGTCGCGGCGGGCCAGGCGCTCGGGGCTGGAACACAGCACCTCGCCCACCACGCTTACAGAGCTGAGAGCCTCCAGCCACTGCTTGAGAGGCACCAGCTCGCAGGTGCAGTCCCAAGGGTTGAGCTTCAGGTCGATCTGGACGATGGCATGAAGATGCTCCAGCACCCCGGCCACCGGCAGCGCCAGGAAATGGTTGTTGCGGAGGTTGAGGCGGGCCAGGGAGGTGCCGGCGAAGGCATCGGTGGGCAGGGTACGGAGCAGGTTGTTGTTGAGGAAGAGGAGCTTCAGGTTGGGCATGAGGCTGAAGGCTGCCGGCTGGATTTCCCTGATCAGGTTGTACTCGAAGTACAGGTAATGCAAACTCTGAAGGCCCCGGAACATGCCCGGGGTGAGCCGCTCAATGTCGTTGCCATTCAGGTACAGGCTCTTGAGATTGGGCAGGTTGATAAAAGCCCCATCTTGCACATAGGAGATCCGGTTGTTCCCCAGGTGTAAGAGATCCAAAGAGGAAAAATTCCAGAAATCGGAGCGGTAGATCTTCTGGATCAAATTCCCGCTCAGGTACAGCTTCTTGGCGTTCAAAGGCCTGGGCAGAAGCTCAGAGATGTTGTGAAACCCTCGCTCCTTGCAGTTGACTGTCAGGCCCAGGTCATTGATGTGCAAACTGCAAGAGCACCCAGTAGGGCAGATGATGGGGATGGGGGGACGGGTCTGGTAGGCAGCCACAGGCGGTTGGTTTGGCCCAGGGTACAGGCCGCGGGGTGTTGGGGGAGGCCGGGGCACCCTGGGctgtttggtgggtttgggcTGCTTGTTGGATGTTTTGTACTCAACAGAGGAGGCGGTGAAATGGAAGGAGGACAGCATGGAGGAAGGCTTTGTAGGCCATGCGTTCTCCTTGCTGGATGACAGCTGAGGGATGCCCAGGCTGGCTTCCACCTCAGAGTCGGACAGCATGGGGCAGAGCTTACTTCTTTTGATTTCCCGCAGGTCCTTCCCGTGAAAGTGGAAGGGGGTCTCGCAGGTGATGTCCCCTACCAGAGCGGTGTAGGGGATGCGCTCCagccagctcttcagctgcacgATCTCGCACGTGCAGTTCCATGGGTTCTCCTCCAGCTGGATCTCCATCAGGCTCCTGCCAATATGGTCCAACATCCCGCGGTATGAAAGGACTTTTAGCCGGTTCCCGCGCAAGTCCAAGTGGGTTAAGGACACAGACTTAAATAAGTTGGTGGGAAGCATGGGGATAAGATTGTCATTTAGGATAAGGACCCTCAATTTACTCAGGTTCCGAAATGCCCCGCTTTCAATCCTTTTAATGACGTTGTAATCTGCTTGCAGATATtccagactttccaaacccaggaAAGTGTCGTTCCTGAAAATGTCCAATTTGTTTTCGTGCAAATACAACCTCTTCAGAACCCGGAGCCCATTAAAAGCCCCCGTTTGAATATCCTGCAGTGCATTGTTCCCAAGGTTAATGGACACAGCATTGTTCAAGTGAAGAAAACTGTTGGTGTACAATTTCCT
Coding sequences:
- the SLITRK3 gene encoding SLIT and NTRK-like protein 3, yielding MMKPSMAETLHKGRMLWIILLSTIALAWTTPIPLIEDSEELDEPCFDPCYCEVKESLFHIHCDNKGFINISQITESWSRPFKLYLQRNSMRKLYTNSFLHLNNAVSINLGNNALQDIQTGAFNGLRVLKRLYLHENKLDIFRNDTFLGLESLEYLQADYNVIKRIESGAFRNLSKLRVLILNDNLIPMLPTNLFKSVSLTHLDLRGNRLKVLSYRGMLDHIGRSLMEIQLEENPWNCTCEIVQLKSWLERIPYTALVGDITCETPFHFHGKDLREIKRSKLCPMLSDSEVEASLGIPQLSSSKENAWPTKPSSMLSSFHFTASSVEYKTSNKQPKPTKQPRVPRPPPTPRGLYPGPNQPPVAAYQTRPPIPIICPTGCSCSLHINDLGLTVNCKERGFHNISELLPRPLNAKKLYLSGNLIQKIYRSDFWNFSSLDLLHLGNNRISYVQDGAFINLPNLKSLYLNGNDIERLTPGMFRGLQSLHYLYFEYNLIREIQPAAFSLMPNLKLLFLNNNLLRTLPTDAFAGTSLARLNLRNNHFLALPVAGVLEHLHAIVQIDLKLNPWDCTCELVPLKQWLEALSSVSVVGEVLCSSPERLARRDLRSLELAALCPAALRPAAAAAAAASPPAAPPPPAATGAAAYELPPATAAVPLSVLILSLLVLFFSAVLVAAGLFAFVLRRRRRKLPFRGPRAEGADLGGVPLRCPRLFEEGGGGGGGGGGGGGAGGGERSPEKAAPAGHVYDYIPHPVTQMCNNPIYKPREEEEEAAAGGGGEAAELLRGGGERFTHAAAAAQESGSNYRTLLEKEQEWSLAVSSSQLNTIVAVHPQHPAGGGLAAGGGGLGSAGAAVGGGPRDRDRPPPCAVGFVDCLYGTVPKLKELHVHPPGMQYPDLQQDARLKETLLFAAGKGFSDHQTPASEYLELRAKLQTKPDYLEVLEKTTYRF